A genomic window from Haladaptatus caseinilyticus includes:
- a CDS encoding zinc ribbon domain-containing protein, with translation MTNPNADANITAVGAYAPRFRISADEFRDAWGQFHAAGVNEKAVPEADEDALTMAYEAGTRALDAAGNPDISFLAFASTTPPMEEEDLTARLGGMLGVSETATRHVFTGSTRAGTRALVAGLSAGPWDDGVGLVVAADRPRGEPDSPEEHGAGAGAAAFVLDDGGPASIVQQAEYASEFPGTRFRGTGEETLDGLGVTGYDRQAFSETLAGAVEQLGFEGEEMDVACIQAPDGKLPYRAAGSLGVGTEVIQAGALVHELGDTGAASVPLSLANAFADGHERILVASFGSGAGADALLIEAGDVPTSVALGGDTHISYADYLRKRGELTSGPPSGGGAYVSVPSWRRTLDQRHRLLAGRCSECGALNFPPEGACSGCKSLVEYDEVRLTGTGTIEAVTTISQGGAPPEFAEQQSKSGDFDVAIVALDGPDGSTASAPAQVTGATTGTLEIGDSVETTMRKIYTQEGVTRYGFKIRPR, from the coding sequence ATGACGAACCCGAACGCAGATGCGAACATTACCGCGGTTGGGGCCTACGCACCCCGCTTCAGGATATCGGCGGACGAGTTCCGCGACGCGTGGGGACAGTTCCACGCCGCCGGAGTCAACGAAAAGGCTGTGCCTGAAGCCGACGAGGACGCCCTGACGATGGCGTACGAGGCGGGAACACGGGCGCTCGATGCCGCCGGAAATCCCGACATTTCGTTCCTCGCGTTCGCTTCGACTACGCCGCCGATGGAAGAGGAGGACCTGACCGCTCGACTCGGTGGCATGCTTGGCGTGTCGGAGACGGCGACTCGTCACGTCTTTACGGGAAGCACTCGCGCCGGAACCAGAGCACTCGTGGCCGGACTGTCCGCTGGCCCGTGGGACGACGGTGTCGGTTTGGTCGTTGCCGCGGATCGTCCACGGGGAGAACCGGATTCCCCGGAAGAGCACGGCGCAGGTGCGGGGGCAGCGGCGTTCGTCCTCGACGACGGCGGTCCCGCCAGCATCGTACAGCAGGCCGAGTACGCGAGCGAGTTCCCCGGAACACGTTTCAGAGGGACCGGTGAGGAAACCCTCGACGGACTCGGCGTCACGGGCTACGACCGACAGGCCTTCTCCGAAACGCTCGCCGGTGCGGTCGAACAACTCGGCTTCGAGGGCGAAGAGATGGACGTTGCTTGCATCCAAGCACCGGACGGAAAGTTGCCGTATCGCGCGGCGGGGTCGCTCGGCGTCGGAACCGAGGTGATTCAAGCGGGTGCGCTCGTCCACGAACTCGGCGATACGGGCGCGGCAAGCGTTCCACTGAGTTTGGCGAACGCCTTCGCTGACGGCCACGAACGAATCCTTGTGGCCTCATTCGGAAGCGGCGCGGGTGCGGACGCCCTGCTGATCGAAGCAGGGGACGTACCGACTTCGGTGGCGCTCGGTGGCGACACCCACATCAGCTACGCCGACTATCTCCGAAAGCGCGGTGAACTCACCTCCGGGCCGCCAAGCGGCGGCGGTGCCTACGTCAGCGTTCCCTCGTGGCGGCGCACCTTGGACCAGCGACACCGACTGCTCGCCGGACGATGTTCCGAATGCGGCGCACTGAACTTCCCACCGGAGGGTGCGTGCAGCGGGTGTAAGTCGCTCGTCGAGTACGACGAGGTTCGATTGACCGGCACGGGAACTATCGAAGCCGTGACGACGATTTCGCAAGGCGGTGCCCCACCGGAGTTCGCGGAGCAGCAGTCAAAATCAGGCGACTTCGACGTAGCTATCGTCGCGCTTGATGGACCGGATGGGAGCACCGCAAGCGCCCCTGCACAAGTGACTGGTGCTACGACCGGAACGCTCGAAATCGGAGATTCGGTGGAGACGACGATGCGAAAGATCTACACGCAGGAAGGCGTGACGAGGTACGGGTTCAAAATTCGACCCCGGTAG
- a CDS encoding GNAT family N-acetyltransferase: protein MFRWFPEDRSSPEARREFVDAALDAEERQTALPFATVLQETGKAIGSTRFGNIVPEHRRVEIGWTWLTPSQQRTPANTEAKYRMLTHAFEEWDCVQVELKTDSRN from the coding sequence ATCTTCCGCTGGTTCCCCGAAGACCGATCATCTCCGGAGGCGAGACGAGAATTCGTCGACGCGGCGCTCGACGCCGAAGAGAGGCAAACCGCACTCCCGTTTGCGACGGTCTTGCAGGAGACAGGTAAAGCGATTGGTTCGACACGATTCGGGAATATCGTCCCGGAGCATCGACGCGTCGAAATCGGATGGACGTGGCTCACACCCAGTCAACAGCGTACCCCGGCGAACACCGAGGCAAAATACCGCATGCTCACCCACGCCTTCGAAGAGTGGGACTGCGTCCAGGTCGAGCTAAAGACCGATTCACGGAACTAG
- a CDS encoding 3-hydroxyacyl-CoA dehydrogenase family protein, protein MKVGVLGAGTMGHGIAQVTAMAGHEVTLRDIEREFVDNGIESIAANLQGGVERDKLTAAEKEATLDRISGTTDLEAAVGDADMVVEAVPEEMDIKRKTFADVEALVSDDTIIASNTSSLSLTEIASALSEPTRAIGLHFFNPVHIMKLVEIVVPEQADRETVDFADEFVEGIDKVGVEVRDSPGFASSRLGVALGVEAVRMLQEGVASPRDIDAAMELGYNHPMGPIELGDVVGLDVRLDILEHLREELGERFRPPQILRRKVRAGKLGKKTGEGFYVWEDGEIVGVSGEYDGNEGDDE, encoded by the coding sequence ATGAAAGTTGGCGTACTCGGAGCAGGGACGATGGGGCACGGAATCGCACAGGTTACGGCCATGGCAGGTCACGAGGTAACCTTGCGTGATATCGAACGGGAGTTCGTGGACAATGGCATCGAAAGCATCGCAGCGAACCTGCAGGGTGGCGTCGAACGTGACAAGCTAACCGCGGCCGAAAAGGAAGCAACCCTCGACAGAATTTCCGGCACCACCGACCTCGAAGCCGCAGTCGGTGACGCTGACATGGTCGTCGAGGCGGTGCCGGAGGAGATGGATATCAAGCGAAAGACGTTCGCCGACGTGGAGGCGCTCGTTTCCGACGACACCATCATCGCATCGAACACCTCCTCGCTGTCGTTGACCGAAATCGCCAGCGCCCTTTCCGAACCGACACGAGCAATCGGACTCCACTTTTTCAATCCGGTTCACATCATGAAGCTCGTGGAAATCGTCGTTCCCGAACAGGCAGACCGCGAAACGGTCGACTTCGCTGACGAATTCGTCGAGGGTATCGATAAGGTCGGCGTCGAAGTCCGGGACTCACCAGGTTTCGCCTCTTCGCGTCTCGGCGTCGCGTTGGGCGTCGAAGCCGTTCGAATGCTGCAAGAAGGCGTCGCCAGCCCTCGCGACATCGACGCCGCGATGGAACTCGGTTACAACCATCCGATGGGACCCATCGAACTCGGCGACGTGGTCGGGTTGGACGTTCGGTTGGACATCCTCGAACACCTCCGCGAGGAACTCGGCGAACGGTTCCGTCCGCCACAGATTCTTCGTCGGAAAGTCCGGGCCGGAAAGCTCGGCAAGAAGACCGGTGAAGGATTCTACGTTTGGGAGGACGGCGAAATAGTGGGTGTTTCAGGCGAGTATGATGGAAACGAGGGTGACGACGAATGA
- a CDS encoding enoyl-CoA hydratase/isomerase family protein yields the protein MSGESNANGDAPGSPEQVASECETVDTTVEEYVATVTLNRPDARNALNAQLRAELKDVLDSVEASPDVRVVVLTGASEAKAFVAGADVKELRQRDAMEQRDASKRPRVYEYVDDLEKPVIGALNGHALGGGCELAQACDVRIAHERAKLGQPEINLGIMPGGGGTQRLTRLVGEGQAMRLVLSGEIIDAEEAHDIGLVDEVCSDEAFEGRVYELAGRMADKSPKALELAKKAVKASSRMDLESGIEYEAELFALLFASEDKNEGIDAFLEDRDPEWGSQ from the coding sequence ATGAGCGGCGAAAGCAATGCAAACGGCGACGCGCCCGGCAGTCCCGAACAGGTCGCAAGCGAATGCGAGACGGTCGATACGACCGTCGAGGAGTACGTCGCCACCGTCACGCTGAACCGTCCGGACGCGCGAAACGCACTGAATGCACAACTGCGCGCCGAACTGAAGGACGTTCTCGATTCCGTCGAAGCATCCCCCGACGTTCGCGTCGTCGTCCTTACCGGTGCGAGCGAGGCCAAAGCCTTCGTCGCCGGAGCGGACGTGAAGGAACTACGCCAGCGCGACGCGATGGAGCAGCGAGACGCCAGCAAACGTCCACGGGTGTACGAGTACGTGGACGACCTCGAAAAACCGGTTATCGGCGCGCTCAATGGTCACGCCCTCGGTGGAGGGTGCGAACTCGCCCAAGCCTGCGACGTGCGCATCGCGCACGAACGAGCCAAACTCGGACAACCGGAAATCAACCTCGGCATCATGCCGGGCGGCGGCGGAACCCAGCGTCTCACTCGACTGGTAGGGGAGGGACAGGCCATGCGACTCGTCCTCTCCGGCGAAATCATCGACGCGGAGGAAGCTCACGATATCGGCCTCGTAGACGAAGTGTGCTCGGACGAAGCGTTCGAAGGCCGCGTTTACGAACTCGCGGGGCGGATGGCGGACAAGAGTCCGAAGGCGCTCGAATTGGCCAAAAAGGCCGTCAAGGCAAGTAGTCGAATGGATTTGGAGAGCGGAATAGAGTACGAAGCCGAACTGTTCGCGCTGTTGTTCGCCTCCGAGGACAAAAACGAAGGAATCGACGCCTTCCTCGAAGACCGCGACCCGGAGTGGGGAAGCCAGTAA
- a CDS encoding MBL fold metallo-hydrolase encodes MAIHSDWGDWLPRAVEDASPDGVAIWYLGCNGFILKGHGGTTVFIDPYLGTGDPPRTVRMVPIPFDPEDVTEAGAVLATHEHTDHVHGPSQAPILENTNATLYAPDDSLTVAREDERWTDEWDVSDDQFAAISDGDTFEVGEFTVHVEPANDPDSTHPVSYVIEHEAGTFFHGGDTKPGDELESIGEKYDIDLGVLAFGSVGRIPDKQTREPKRTKWYSDENETITAANALQLDRLLPSHWDMWKGLTADPTALYEHSRSYDYPISLEIVEVGDRTEL; translated from the coding sequence ATGGCGATTCACAGCGACTGGGGAGACTGGCTCCCCCGTGCAGTCGAGGACGCGTCACCGGACGGTGTTGCCATCTGGTATCTGGGATGTAACGGGTTCATTCTGAAAGGACACGGCGGAACGACCGTGTTCATCGACCCGTACCTCGGAACCGGTGACCCACCGCGAACCGTCCGAATGGTTCCGATCCCGTTCGACCCCGAAGACGTGACCGAAGCCGGTGCAGTGCTGGCGACGCACGAACACACCGACCACGTTCATGGTCCAAGTCAGGCACCGATTCTCGAAAACACGAATGCGACGTTGTACGCACCCGACGACAGCCTCACCGTTGCACGTGAGGACGAACGCTGGACGGACGAATGGGACGTTTCGGACGACCAGTTCGCAGCGATCTCGGACGGAGACACTTTCGAAGTCGGTGAGTTCACCGTTCACGTCGAACCGGCGAACGACCCCGATTCCACGCATCCCGTTTCGTACGTCATCGAACACGAAGCGGGAACCTTCTTCCACGGCGGAGACACGAAACCTGGGGACGAGCTCGAATCCATCGGCGAGAAGTACGATATCGACCTCGGTGTACTGGCGTTCGGTTCCGTCGGGCGAATCCCGGACAAACAAACCCGTGAGCCAAAGCGAACGAAATGGTACAGCGACGAGAACGAAACCATCACTGCCGCGAACGCACTGCAACTCGACCGTCTTCTCCCGAGCCATTGGGACATGTGGAAAGGGCTTACAGCGGACCCGACCGCGCTGTACGAACACAGCCGGAGCTACGACTATCCGATATCGCTCGAAATCGTAGAAGTCGGTGACCGAACTGAGCTTTAG
- a CDS encoding DUF7545 family protein — protein sequence MADADDVETTTYTIEGPDGSDELELPPGLIDLLREEDESRETVVGDMALVSFVQQAHAAVHHTQGEPDEEVVAIEEKARDLFEERLGITFEQATGHSH from the coding sequence ATGGCAGACGCAGACGACGTTGAGACCACGACGTACACCATCGAAGGACCGGACGGTAGCGACGAACTCGAACTCCCGCCGGGACTCATCGACCTCCTCCGCGAGGAGGACGAATCGCGCGAAACGGTCGTCGGCGACATGGCGCTCGTCTCGTTCGTTCAGCAGGCACACGCCGCGGTTCACCACACCCAGGGCGAACCGGACGAGGAAGTCGTCGCCATCGAAGAAAAGGCACGAGACCTGTTCGAAGAGCGACTCGGTATCACCTTCGAACAGGCAACCGGCCACTCGCACTAA